In Deltaproteobacteria bacterium, the following are encoded in one genomic region:
- a CDS encoding LysR family transcriptional regulator: MKVRTKIWIDDDHDNVIFGSGRVRMLETVDRLGSMNMAAKELKMSYRALWGRIKSTEERIGSRILATKPGGGKGRGSVLTPTGRKLLENYKQLNESIIKISDNEFNKIFGDGRTHGK; the protein is encoded by the coding sequence ATGAAGGTTCGAACAAAAATCTGGATCGATGATGATCATGACAATGTCATCTTCGGAAGTGGCAGGGTACGCATGCTTGAGACTGTTGATCGCCTGGGTTCCATGAATATGGCAGCCAAAGAGTTGAAGATGTCTTATCGTGCCCTGTGGGGACGGATCAAATCGACTGAAGAGCGCATAGGGTCAAGAATCCTGGCCACAAAGCCGGGCGGTGGCAAGGGGCGGGGCTCCGTCCTGACTCCCACTGGTAGAAAGCTCCTCGAAAACTACAAACAATTGAACGAGAGCATTATCAAGATCAGTGACAACGAATTTAATAAGATTTTCGGAGACGGACGCACCCATGGGAAGTAA